The genomic interval GTGCTGGTGGACGCGGGCCTTGCTCCCAGAACTCGACAATACGCGGCGCTCGTGCTCAGGCAGGTTTTGAGCTTCGCCTATTCCCGCAAGCTGGTCCCCAGTCCCCCGCCCCAAGCCCGTGACGTTGGGGCGACCTTAGGCAAAGGTGGCAATCGCAGGACGCGAGTTTTGACCGGCCAGGAGTTGCAAGAGATCCTCTCCATTCTGTCCGAACGCGACCAGAACGCCTACGCGATCACATTGTTCGCCGCCATGACTGGGTGCAGGTTTGGCGAGGCCGCCGGGCTGGAATGGAAGGACGTTGACCTGGGCGCGGGTGAGGCCCTGTTCAGGAACACGAAGAACGGGACAGACCGGACCATTCCCTTGCCAGACAACCTGGTGGCCTTTCTGAGCGACCTACGCAGTCAGGGCCGCCTTGCCGGGCCTGTGTTCCTGAACGGTGCCGGGAAGCCCTACACGCAACCGCCACAACCATTCCGGGACACCGTGGCGGACTTGGGCTTGAACGAAGGCCGGGGCAAGCGTGACCGCGTTTGTTTTCATACGCTGAGGCACACGGCGGCAACGCGGCTTGCCAAGGCTGGCACGTCAATGCCTGACCTGCAAAAACTTTGCGGGTGGTCCTCCCCGGTCATGGCCTTGAGGTATGCCAAGGGCGAGACCGACACCATGCGCAGGGCCTTGGGCGGACTGAGCGACGAACTTTTCAAACCTTCCCGCGTGGTCAACTTGAAGGGCGAATAATGGTTGACGGCTCAAGCGTCACCGGGTAACAGGTGAACCATGACAGGCGCAACACGACAAGCAAGGCTTCGAGAGAGACGGAAGGATCTTCATCGGCTGGATCTGTGGATCAGCCCCGAATCGGCGGAAATGCTCAAGGCCCTTTGCAGGCGTTACGGCATGACGCAAGGGCCTATGATTGAGAAGCTGGTACGCGAGAAGGCCGCGAAGGAAGGCGATATTTCCGAGTCCTGACATGGATCATGGACTCAAAACAAAAGCGGCCCGGACAGGTGCTACCAACACCGGCCAGGGCCTACCACAACGAACCGATAGGAGGTTCATCATGGGTACGGCAC from Desulfomicrobium apsheronum carries:
- a CDS encoding RepB family protein is translated as MTGATRQARLRERRKDLHRLDLWISPESAEMLKALCRRYGMTQGPMIEKLVREKAAKEGDISES
- a CDS encoding tyrosine-type recombinase/integrase, coding for MAVKWIPTGEKGIRYYEHPTRKHGVGRDRYFSIRYTLGGKTREEGLGWWSEGWNLERAIAERSKLKEAHRTGQGPATLEEKREQATQAKADAERQRKLEESRNVTLADYWPVYLTVAKLLKADQKKETSWTAEEGLFEHWLKPVLGDVMIKDIDADQWDRLMGVLVDAGLAPRTRQYAALVLRQVLSFAYSRKLVPSPPPQARDVGATLGKGGNRRTRVLTGQELQEILSILSERDQNAYAITLFAAMTGCRFGEAAGLEWKDVDLGAGEALFRNTKNGTDRTIPLPDNLVAFLSDLRSQGRLAGPVFLNGAGKPYTQPPQPFRDTVADLGLNEGRGKRDRVCFHTLRHTAATRLAKAGTSMPDLQKLCGWSSPVMALRYAKGETDTMRRALGGLSDELFKPSRVVNLKGE